The proteins below come from a single Candidatus Reconcilbacillus cellulovorans genomic window:
- a CDS encoding ABC transporter ATP-binding protein produces the protein MTDDQTVRVDNASKSFGRRTALRDITLSVGRSEIFGLLGPSGSGKTTLVRLIAGLETATSGAVFVFGVRVPELSLFPRIGYMAQADALYPELSAKENLEFFASLFGLSGARRRRKIAETLELVGLSDDASTPVRAFSGGMKRRLSLAAALVHEPELLLLDEPTVGIDPLIRRAIWDEIGRRSRNGATVVVTTHVMDEAERCHRLALLREGRLIAVGSPAELKTAAGAQTLEEVFLVRGGMSP, from the coding sequence GTGACCGACGACCAAACCGTCCGCGTCGACAACGCGTCCAAATCGTTCGGCCGCCGGACGGCTCTTCGCGATATCACGCTGTCGGTCGGCCGGTCGGAAATTTTCGGCCTGCTCGGCCCGTCCGGCTCCGGCAAAACGACGCTCGTCCGCCTGATCGCCGGTCTCGAAACCGCCACGTCCGGCGCCGTTTTCGTGTTCGGCGTCCGTGTGCCGGAGCTGTCGCTGTTTCCGAGAATCGGCTATATGGCGCAGGCCGACGCGCTGTATCCGGAGCTTTCGGCAAAAGAAAATCTTGAATTTTTCGCGTCGCTGTTCGGACTAAGCGGAGCGCGGCGCAGACGGAAAATCGCCGAGACGCTCGAACTCGTCGGCCTGTCGGACGACGCGTCGACGCCGGTCCGAGCGTTTTCCGGCGGCATGAAGCGCCGGCTGTCGCTGGCGGCGGCGCTCGTCCACGAACCGGAACTTCTCCTGCTCGACGAACCGACGGTCGGCATCGATCCCCTCATCCGCCGCGCGATCTGGGACGAAATCGGGCGACGGAGCCGAAACGGCGCGACCGTCGTCGTGACGACGCACGTCATGGACGAGGCGGAACGCTGTCATCGGCTCGCCCTGCTGCGCGAAGGTCGGCTGATCGCGGTCGGGTCGCCGGCGGAACTCAAAACCGCCGCGGGAGCTCAAACTTTGGAAGAAGTCTTTCTTGTCCGGGGAGGAATGTCGCCGTGA
- a CDS encoding glycosyl transferase family 36, with product MSDVESLRRQARELALRHDVLASRRSACRLRREFAADVVRLRKHIDVLRQTDAACSQPAEEWLLDNAEFVEEQILAVRDALSDDLLRQLPVLRGTGELRVMSLCEHYLVASDGLVDEKTWFSWLDAYQEASVLSLAETWALPFVMRAALVRRLADLAANVRERREICAQVDRILASVGTPPRPESLSRALEEAGVAVPLSAPWVVHLVGHLRERMEDAEELRAWLRCETETFMLPKADGCEHADPLRNIMTYEYQLQAGFQTTAANLIGSLRLLERQDWREWFERCSVVERLLRTEAADTYARLDFESRDVLRRRVERLARRLRVPETLVAQKAVELAKRETPDALRPDELPRSAFVSYYLLEPAGVRLLKQALRACWRTRRLTGVGRWNRSCRTYFGVLAAVFGLFWIGAARLINGGAVWTPGEWAVALLALALPASEWAVTTVHGAIKRCFRPMPLLRYDFSEGVPPEATTMVVIPVIWSSADDVRETAERLELHHLATRDANVHYAMLGDFADAEAETEPKDAAIVEAARQAVEELNRKYAAPGGSTFHLFLRKRTWNPKENVWMGWERKRGKLVEFVELLRGKTDTGFVWTIGDASVWPRVRYVITLDADTELPMGAARRMIGAMHLPFNRPRLNPSQTRVVEGYGVLQPRVSVRYESVTRTRLVRFWTGDPGVDAYAFAVSDPYQDGFAEGMFAGKGIFDVDAFARVLCDRIPENRVLSHDLLEGGFLRAGLLSDVELVDEHPATFYAYQRRLHRWVRGDWQLVYWLAPRTADRYGRRRRVDLGALTRWQIVDNLRRSLVAPSLYALVLFGTAGLPGTTAAWWAAAVATALLPGWRMLAAFGSRHFHLRRLWTAFGQGIIQAAVLPFQTALMADAVGRTLYRMTVSRRRLLEWVCSAEVERRSKNGKPPVVMMRTAGYVLAALPAAAGLLTDSPATAAAFAVSLLWSAAPLGIRWLERPVGEENIPLTAEERQWLERLARQIWTFFERFVGEEDHWLVPDNVQVDPPNGVAHRTSPTNVGLQLACVLAARDFGWIGTPDLIEYLDKTISTVEKLEKWNGHLYNWYDTTTLRPLSPPYVSTVDSGNFVVCLIAVKEGLKEWLEADAAGLNESVAERGRSLVKRMEAIVAATDFRPLYDRKARLFSLGFRSDVNERDSVLYDLLASEARQASFAAIALGQIPPEHWRVLGRTMAPAGGTPTLLSWSGTMFEYLMPTLLMRHYRDSLLDYACRGAVRQQIAYARRRGVPFGISESAYYAFDFRMNYQYRAFGVPELGFKRGLEHDLVVAPYATILALPYAPRAAVESLRRLEAIGARGEFGFYDAVDFTPDRLPDRASCAVVRTFMAHHQGMSLLALANLLSPYRLPDRFHRDTRVRAAELLLKERMPDRPALLKRQLEENELPPERRAASTEMPVRVFETPHTPLPEVCVLSGGAYTVVVTASGSGFSRFEGLAVTRWRGDPTADDWGTFFYIRDVATGAVWSPTFQPCRTEIDDFRAEFSPACAVFTGVAHGVRSRLDICVSPDVQAEVRRLTLANVGTEPRELEVTTYQEIVLASPAAESAHPAFAKLFVETMFDVEHECLLARRRPRTPEEHPVWAVHTLSVESDEAAGAVSAESGPAEFETDRIRFIGRGCPPACPQGVRGPLSASVGAVADPAFVMRRRVVVPPGGRVVLVAVTGVSDAREKAVDIVRRLKGAAQVERAFRSARARSQLERSHFRLSASETEALEQLAGRLLYRAPYDADRVKRVAELERDISALWAYGISGDLPIVAVRVSDSAGLPAVARWAAGREYLVRKGIGFDLAVLVESRSGYQRAVQDAVMRIAERYSAADKASGRMYVLEAERMPPETKNLLLVAAGVVLCAEGPSLRAQLRVRPPADVLPAPLVPSADAREPSAVARPEDGESASLVFFNGIGGFTPDGREYRILMDRARGRSPRLPWINAVSNPTFGFLVSETYTGCTWWLNSREFRLTPWSNDPATDRPGEMIYVRDEESGRFWTVAPFDASYVVSHGQGYSRFRFTKEGVEHDLVVYAAGEDAVKIAHLRLADRSGRRRVLTVTAYAEWVLGTERDKCAPFLSTEWDGTVEALLARNGAAAEPFRGATAFLAVRVQPSGDPESSGTRAEAAPSWTGDRGEFIGRGGSVFEPAALGRVRLSGRIGPTNDPCGAVQVVVQLEAKGERSVFVLLGCGASREEAVRLAQKYRSSDACVREFEEAVSFWDDLAGAVEIRTPSAETDLLLNRWLPYQVLSCRMWGRAGFYQAGGAYGFRDQLQDSLALLHARPDLTRRQILLHASRQYEEGDVQHWWHEETDRGIRTRFSDDLLWLPYAAARYVEHTGDERLLDETAPFLKSEPLGPSEEERYERAAEGDVGTVYEHCVRAIERALRFGEHGLPLIGTGDWNDGMNRVGPEGRGESVWLGWFLCDVLERFSDICERRGDRARAVRYRQARASLAKALNDHAWDGKWYRRARTDDGVWLGTAGSSECRIDAIAQSWAVLSKAAPRERAERAMRSADELLVDRRIGVLPLLAPPFDRTEPAPGYIQGYPPGIRENGAQYTHGAVWGVIAWCMLGDGNKAFEWFRMLNPIVHAATPEGAFRYGGEPYVMAGDVYTAEPLRGRSGWTWYTGAAGWMWQAGVEWILGLRRLGNRLYFRPCVPSSWPGFSVLYRYGRSRYRITVRNPHGKCVGWTRLTADGTTVDVSSWKDASGPWIELVDDGRVHEVELTM from the coding sequence ATGTCGGATGTGGAAAGTCTGCGGCGACAGGCGCGCGAGCTGGCACTTCGCCACGACGTGCTCGCGTCCCGGCGTTCGGCTTGCCGGCTCCGGCGTGAATTCGCCGCGGATGTTGTAAGGCTGAGAAAGCATATCGACGTTTTGCGGCAAACGGACGCGGCCTGTTCCCAGCCTGCCGAGGAGTGGCTGTTGGACAACGCCGAATTCGTCGAAGAACAGATTCTGGCCGTCCGCGACGCCTTGTCGGACGATTTGCTGAGACAGCTGCCCGTTTTGCGCGGCACCGGCGAACTGCGCGTCATGTCCCTCTGCGAACATTATCTTGTCGCTTCCGATGGTCTTGTCGATGAAAAGACATGGTTTTCGTGGCTGGACGCGTACCAGGAAGCGTCGGTGCTGTCGCTCGCCGAAACATGGGCGTTGCCCTTCGTCATGCGGGCGGCGCTCGTCCGCCGGCTTGCCGACCTGGCGGCGAACGTGCGGGAGCGAAGAGAAATTTGCGCGCAAGTCGACCGGATTTTGGCGTCCGTCGGAACTCCACCCCGGCCGGAGTCGCTCAGCCGTGCGCTGGAGGAGGCCGGCGTCGCTGTCCCGCTGTCCGCGCCGTGGGTCGTCCATCTCGTCGGCCACCTTCGCGAACGGATGGAAGACGCGGAAGAACTTCGGGCCTGGCTCCGTTGCGAAACGGAAACGTTCATGCTGCCGAAAGCGGACGGATGCGAGCACGCCGATCCGCTGCGAAACATCATGACGTACGAATACCAGCTTCAGGCCGGATTCCAGACGACGGCCGCAAATTTGATCGGTTCGCTGCGGCTTCTTGAGCGCCAGGACTGGAGGGAATGGTTCGAGCGGTGTTCCGTCGTGGAGCGGTTGTTGCGGACGGAAGCGGCCGATACATATGCGCGGCTCGACTTTGAAAGCCGGGATGTGCTCAGGCGGCGCGTGGAACGGCTTGCACGGCGGTTGCGCGTCCCGGAAACGCTGGTCGCCCAGAAAGCCGTCGAATTGGCGAAACGCGAAACGCCCGATGCGCTCCGGCCGGACGAGTTACCTCGTTCGGCGTTTGTCTCCTATTACCTGCTCGAGCCGGCGGGTGTACGGCTGCTGAAGCAGGCGCTCCGAGCATGCTGGCGGACGCGGCGGCTGACCGGTGTCGGAAGGTGGAACCGAAGCTGCCGCACCTATTTCGGTGTTTTGGCGGCGGTGTTCGGCTTGTTTTGGATTGGCGCCGCGCGGCTTATCAACGGAGGCGCCGTTTGGACGCCCGGCGAATGGGCGGTCGCCCTGCTTGCATTGGCGCTTCCCGCTTCCGAATGGGCGGTGACGACGGTACACGGGGCGATCAAGCGCTGTTTTCGGCCTATGCCGTTGCTTCGTTACGATTTTTCAGAAGGTGTGCCGCCGGAAGCGACGACGATGGTCGTCATTCCCGTCATCTGGTCGTCCGCGGACGACGTTCGCGAGACGGCCGAACGGCTCGAACTGCACCATCTGGCGACGAGGGATGCGAACGTCCATTACGCCATGCTCGGCGATTTCGCGGACGCAGAGGCGGAGACCGAACCGAAAGATGCGGCGATCGTCGAGGCGGCTCGTCAAGCCGTCGAAGAGCTGAACCGCAAGTACGCCGCCCCCGGTGGATCGACCTTTCATCTGTTTTTGCGCAAACGCACGTGGAACCCGAAAGAAAACGTCTGGATGGGCTGGGAACGCAAGCGCGGCAAGTTGGTCGAATTCGTCGAGCTGTTGCGCGGCAAAACGGACACCGGCTTTGTGTGGACGATCGGCGACGCTTCGGTATGGCCCCGCGTCCGGTACGTGATAACACTCGACGCGGATACGGAGCTGCCGATGGGTGCCGCGCGCCGAATGATCGGTGCGATGCATCTGCCGTTTAACCGTCCGCGGCTTAATCCGTCGCAAACGCGTGTCGTCGAGGGATACGGCGTTTTGCAGCCGCGCGTGTCCGTCCGGTACGAGTCGGTAACGCGAACGCGCCTTGTCCGTTTCTGGACGGGGGATCCGGGCGTCGACGCCTACGCGTTTGCGGTTTCCGACCCGTATCAGGACGGTTTTGCGGAAGGAATGTTTGCGGGAAAAGGCATTTTCGACGTGGACGCGTTCGCCCGGGTGCTGTGCGACCGGATCCCGGAAAACCGCGTGCTCAGCCACGACTTGCTGGAGGGCGGTTTTTTGCGCGCCGGGCTGCTGTCGGACGTCGAGCTCGTCGACGAACATCCGGCTACATTTTACGCGTATCAGCGGCGGCTGCATCGTTGGGTGCGCGGCGACTGGCAGCTCGTCTACTGGCTGGCGCCGCGTACGGCCGACCGGTACGGCAGGCGGCGGCGCGTCGACCTCGGCGCTCTGACGCGCTGGCAAATCGTCGACAATTTGCGGCGCAGCCTCGTCGCCCCTTCCTTGTATGCGCTCGTGTTGTTCGGAACGGCCGGATTGCCGGGAACGACCGCGGCCTGGTGGGCGGCGGCCGTCGCGACGGCGCTGCTGCCGGGATGGCGGATGCTCGCGGCGTTCGGAAGCCGGCATTTTCATCTGCGCCGGTTGTGGACCGCATTCGGTCAGGGAATAATCCAGGCGGCCGTTTTGCCGTTTCAGACGGCGCTGATGGCGGACGCCGTCGGAAGGACGTTGTACCGGATGACCGTTTCCCGCCGGCGGCTGCTCGAATGGGTCTGTTCGGCGGAAGTTGAACGCAGGAGCAAAAACGGAAAACCGCCCGTCGTCATGATGCGGACGGCCGGTTACGTTCTGGCCGCGTTGCCGGCGGCGGCGGGTCTGCTGACGGACTCGCCGGCGACGGCGGCCGCTTTCGCGGTTTCTCTCCTCTGGTCGGCCGCTCCCCTCGGCATCCGGTGGCTGGAACGGCCCGTCGGGGAAGAAAACATTCCGCTGACGGCGGAGGAACGGCAGTGGCTCGAACGTCTGGCGCGCCAGATCTGGACGTTTTTCGAGCGTTTTGTCGGCGAAGAGGACCACTGGTTGGTTCCCGACAACGTGCAGGTCGACCCGCCGAACGGCGTCGCGCACAGGACGTCGCCGACGAACGTCGGTCTTCAACTAGCGTGCGTTTTAGCGGCCCGTGATTTCGGATGGATCGGGACGCCGGATTTAATAGAATATTTAGATAAGACAATCAGCACAGTCGAAAAACTAGAAAAATGGAACGGTCATTTGTACAACTGGTACGACACGACGACGCTCCGACCGCTGTCCCCGCCGTACGTGTCGACGGTCGATTCCGGCAATTTCGTCGTTTGTCTCATTGCAGTCAAGGAAGGGTTAAAGGAATGGCTGGAGGCGGACGCAGCCGGCTTGAACGAAAGCGTCGCCGAACGGGGACGTTCGCTCGTGAAGCGGATGGAGGCGATCGTCGCGGCGACCGACTTCCGGCCGCTGTACGACCGGAAAGCGAGGCTGTTCAGCCTCGGATTTCGGTCCGACGTCAACGAGCGCGATTCGGTGCTCTACGACTTGCTGGCGTCGGAGGCGCGGCAGGCGAGTTTCGCCGCGATCGCGCTCGGACAAATTCCGCCGGAGCATTGGCGCGTACTCGGGCGAACGATGGCTCCGGCCGGCGGCACGCCGACGCTGCTTTCCTGGTCGGGCACCATGTTTGAGTATTTGATGCCGACGCTCCTCATGCGCCATTACCGCGACTCCTTGCTTGACTACGCCTGCCGGGGCGCCGTTCGGCAGCAGATCGCGTATGCGCGCAGACGGGGCGTGCCGTTCGGCATTTCGGAGTCGGCCTATTACGCATTCGATTTCCGGATGAACTACCAGTACCGGGCGTTCGGGGTGCCGGAGCTCGGGTTTAAACGCGGACTCGAACACGATCTGGTCGTGGCGCCGTATGCGACGATTCTGGCGTTGCCTTACGCGCCGCGCGCGGCGGTCGAATCGCTTCGCCGTCTGGAAGCGATCGGCGCCCGCGGCGAATTCGGTTTTTACGACGCGGTCGATTTTACGCCGGACCGGCTGCCCGACCGTGCGTCCTGCGCCGTCGTGCGGACGTTCATGGCGCACCATCAGGGGATGAGTCTTCTGGCGTTGGCCAACCTGCTTTCGCCGTACCGGCTGCCCGATCGGTTCCACCGCGACACACGCGTCCGGGCGGCCGAGCTGTTGCTGAAGGAACGGATGCCCGATCGTCCCGCCCTTTTGAAGCGACAGCTGGAGGAAAACGAGCTTCCGCCGGAAAGGCGCGCGGCTTCGACGGAAATGCCGGTCCGCGTCTTCGAAACGCCGCATACGCCGTTGCCCGAAGTGTGCGTGCTTTCGGGCGGCGCGTATACCGTCGTCGTCACCGCTTCCGGCTCCGGTTTCAGCCGCTTCGAAGGGCTGGCGGTGACGCGATGGCGCGGCGATCCGACTGCGGACGACTGGGGAACTTTTTTCTACATTCGGGACGTTGCGACCGGCGCGGTCTGGTCGCCGACGTTTCAGCCTTGCCGGACGGAAATCGACGATTTCCGCGCGGAATTTTCGCCCGCCTGCGCCGTTTTCACCGGCGTTGCGCACGGCGTTCGGTCGCGGCTCGACATTTGCGTTTCGCCGGACGTGCAGGCGGAAGTGAGGCGGCTGACGCTGGCGAATGTCGGGACGGAGCCGCGCGAGCTGGAGGTGACGACGTATCAGGAGATCGTCCTTGCCTCTCCTGCTGCCGAATCGGCACACCCGGCTTTTGCAAAACTGTTCGTCGAAACGATGTTCGATGTCGAGCACGAGTGCCTTCTTGCGCGCCGCCGGCCGAGAACGCCGGAAGAACACCCGGTTTGGGCGGTTCACACGCTGTCGGTCGAGTCGGACGAAGCGGCGGGCGCCGTTTCCGCAGAGTCTGGGCCGGCGGAGTTTGAAACCGACCGTATTCGGTTCATCGGGCGCGGATGTCCGCCGGCTTGTCCGCAGGGTGTACGCGGTCCGCTGTCGGCAAGCGTCGGAGCGGTCGCCGATCCCGCTTTCGTCATGCGGCGCCGCGTCGTCGTTCCGCCGGGAGGCCGGGTGGTGCTGGTCGCCGTGACCGGCGTGTCGGACGCGAGAGAGAAAGCGGTCGACATCGTTCGGCGGTTGAAAGGAGCAGCCCAGGTGGAGCGCGCGTTTCGGTCGGCGCGGGCGCGCAGCCAGTTGGAACGGAGTCACTTCCGCCTGAGCGCCTCGGAGACGGAAGCGCTGGAACAGCTGGCCGGCCGGTTGTTGTATCGCGCGCCGTATGACGCCGACAGGGTAAAGCGGGTCGCGGAGCTCGAACGGGACATTTCGGCGCTCTGGGCGTACGGCATTTCCGGCGATTTGCCGATCGTCGCGGTGCGCGTTTCCGATTCGGCGGGGTTGCCGGCCGTCGCGAGATGGGCGGCGGGACGGGAGTACTTGGTCCGCAAAGGGATCGGTTTTGATCTGGCGGTGCTGGTCGAGTCGCGATCCGGCTATCAGAGGGCCGTCCAGGATGCGGTGATGCGGATTGCGGAGCGGTATTCGGCGGCCGACAAGGCTTCCGGCCGGATGTACGTGCTGGAAGCAGAACGGATGCCGCCGGAGACGAAAAACTTGCTTTTGGTCGCCGCCGGCGTCGTGCTGTGCGCCGAGGGGCCGAGCCTGCGCGCCCAGCTCCGCGTGCGCCCGCCCGCGGACGTTTTGCCCGCGCCGCTTGTTCCGTCGGCGGACGCGAGGGAGCCTAGCGCGGTCGCACGGCCGGAAGACGGAGAGTCGGCGTCGCTCGTGTTTTTCAACGGCATCGGCGGTTTTACGCCCGACGGGCGCGAGTATCGGATCCTGATGGACCGGGCGCGCGGCCGGTCGCCGCGGCTGCCTTGGATCAACGCCGTTTCCAACCCGACGTTCGGCTTTCTCGTGTCGGAAACGTATACGGGGTGCACGTGGTGGCTGAACAGCCGCGAGTTCAGGTTGACGCCGTGGTCGAACGATCCGGCGACGGACCGTCCAGGCGAAATGATCTATGTGCGCGATGAGGAAAGCGGCCGTTTCTGGACGGTCGCCCCGTTCGACGCGTCGTACGTTGTTTCTCACGGGCAGGGATATAGCCGCTTTCGGTTTACGAAAGAAGGCGTCGAACACGATTTGGTTGTCTACGCGGCGGGGGAAGACGCCGTCAAGATCGCGCATCTCCGCCTGGCCGACCGCAGCGGGCGGCGCCGCGTCCTGACCGTGACCGCGTATGCGGAATGGGTGCTTGGTACCGAGCGGGATAAATGCGCGCCGTTTCTTTCGACGGAGTGGGACGGGACGGTCGAGGCGCTTTTGGCGCGAAACGGCGCCGCTGCCGAACCGTTCCGCGGCGCGACGGCGTTTCTGGCCGTGCGGGTTCAGCCGTCCGGCGATCCCGAAAGTTCCGGCACACGCGCGGAAGCGGCGCCGTCGTGGACGGGAGACCGCGGGGAATTTATCGGACGCGGCGGATCGGTGTTCGAACCCGCGGCGCTTGGGCGCGTTCGTTTATCGGGGCGGATCGGGCCCACGAACGATCCGTGCGGGGCGGTGCAGGTCGTCGTGCAATTGGAAGCCAAAGGCGAGCGATCGGTTTTCGTGTTGTTGGGATGCGGGGCGTCCCGCGAGGAAGCCGTTCGTCTTGCGCAAAAGTATCGGTCGTCCGACGCCTGTGTCCGGGAATTTGAGGAAGCCGTCTCTTTCTGGGACGACTTGGCTGGAGCGGTGGAAATTCGAACGCCCAGCGCGGAGACCGATCTGCTGTTGAACCGGTGGTTGCCGTATCAAGTGTTGTCGTGCCGAATGTGGGGAAGAGCCGGTTTTTACCAGGCTGGGGGAGCTTACGGCTTCCGCGACCAGCTGCAGGACAGCCTCGCCTTGTTGCACGCGCGTCCCGACCTGACCCGTCGCCAGATTTTGCTGCACGCGTCGCGCCAGTACGAGGAAGGCGACGTGCAGCATTGGTGGCATGAAGAGACCGACCGCGGCATTCGGACGCGGTTTTCCGACGATTTGCTCTGGCTGCCGTACGCGGCGGCGCGCTACGTGGAGCATACCGGCGACGAACGGCTGCTCGACGAGACAGCGCCGTTTCTAAAAAGCGAGCCGCTCGGGCCGTCGGAGGAGGAGCGATACGAACGGGCGGCCGAAGGAGATGTCGGCACCGTTTATGAACATTGCGTGCGGGCGATCGAACGCGCGCTTCGGTTCGGCGAACACGGGCTGCCGCTCATCGGAACCGGCGACTGGAACGACGGGATGAACCGCGTCGGTCCGGAAGGCCGCGGCGAGAGCGTATGGCTGGGATGGTTCCTGTGCGACGTCCTAGAGCGGTTTTCGGACATTTGTGAACGCCGCGGCGACCGGGCGAGAGCGGTGCGTTACCGTCAGGCGCGCGCCTCGTTGGCAAAAGCGCTGAACGATCACGCGTGGGACGGAAAATGGTATCGCCGGGCGCGTACGGACGACGGCGTCTGGCTGGGCACCGCAGGCAGTTCCGAGTGCCGCATCGATGCAATCGCGCAGTCGTGGGCGGTGCTGTCCAAAGCGGCGCCGCGCGAACGCGCGGAACGGGCGATGCGGTCGGCCGACGAGCTGCTCGTCGACCGGCGGATCGGTGTTTTGCCGCTGCTTGCGCCGCCGTTCGACCGGACGGAACCGGCTCCGGGGTATATTCAGGGGTACCCGCCCGGTATTCGGGAAAACGGCGCGCAATATACGCACGGGGCCGTTTGGGGCGTCATCGCCTGGTGCATGCTGGGCGACGGCAACAAGGCATTCGAGTGGTTCCGCATGCTTAATCCGATCGTTCATGCGGCGACGCCCGAGGGCGCGTTCCGTTACGGCGGCGAACCGTACGTCATGGCCGGCGACGTGTATACGGCTGAGCCTTTACGCGGACGTTCCGGGTGGACGTGGTATACGGGAGCGGCCGGCTGGATGTGGCAGGCCGGCGTTGAATGGATTCTCGGCCTGCGCCGCCTTGGCAACCGGTTATATTTCCGCCCGTGCGTGCCTTCGTCGTGGCCGGGGTTTTCGGTTCTATACCGATACGGGCGTTCGCGTTACCGCATCACGGTCCGCAATCCGCACGGCAAATGCGTCGGCTGGACGAGGCTTACGGCGGACGGAACGACAGTGGACGTTTCATCCTGGAAGGACGCGTCCGGCCCGTGGATCGAGCTGGTGGACGACGGCCGCGTGCATGAGGTGGAATTGACGATGTAG
- a CDS encoding DNA-binding response regulator has protein sequence MREKILVIDDDEKITSMLRRSLAFEGYTVETASDGAEGLKKMLKEEPDLVVLDVMMPHVDGWEVCRRIRESRSDVPILMLTAKDDVSDKVKGLDLGADDYLVKPFALEELLARVRSLLRRRSDRAGKPPNRLTFEDVVLDLDAREAMRGGRRLELTPKEFELLHLFMQNPRRVLPKDLIMDKIWGYDYVGESNVLEVYIAWLRQKLEENGEKRIIQTVRGTGYVLRSD, from the coding sequence ATGCGGGAAAAAATTTTGGTGATCGACGACGACGAAAAAATCACGTCGATGTTGCGCCGCAGCCTCGCTTTCGAGGGTTATACGGTCGAGACGGCGTCCGACGGCGCGGAAGGCCTGAAAAAAATGCTAAAGGAAGAGCCGGATCTCGTCGTGTTGGACGTCATGATGCCGCATGTCGACGGCTGGGAAGTGTGCCGGCGCATCCGCGAAAGCCGAAGCGACGTGCCGATTTTGATGCTGACGGCCAAGGACGACGTGTCGGACAAGGTAAAAGGCCTCGATCTCGGCGCCGACGACTATCTCGTCAAACCTTTCGCGCTGGAGGAGCTGCTTGCGCGCGTACGATCGCTGCTTCGTCGGCGTTCGGACCGGGCGGGGAAACCGCCGAACCGGCTGACGTTTGAGGATGTCGTGCTCGACCTCGACGCGCGTGAGGCGATGCGCGGGGGACGCCGGCTCGAGTTGACGCCGAAAGAATTCGAATTGTTGCATTTGTTTATGCAGAATCCCCGCCGCGTGCTGCCGAAAGACTTGATCATGGACAAAATTTGGGGTTACGACTATGTCGGCGAGTCGAACGTGCTGGAAGTCTATATCGCGTGGTTGAGACAGAAACTGGAAGAAAACGGAGAAAAGCGAATCATTCAGACGGTCCGCGGGACGGGTTACGTGCTCCGATCCGACTGA
- a CDS encoding ABC transporter permease gives MRIGAIIVRIARQFLRDRRTLALLIVAPVFVLTLMSLIFNGETVRPDVGVGQIPEPLVAALERSGLSVERLTAEEAESRMKNGKLDAYLSIDDGRPRLTLEGSDPAVSRAVLLAVQNALRPDTPGASPGTSVVRPDVVYLYGDESMTAFDNFGPVLIGFFAFFFVFLIAGVSFLRERTGGTLERLMASPLRRWEIVVGYMAGFGLFACAQAALIAWYAVRVLDMRMEGSFGQVLAVTLLLAVTALALGIWLSAFANNEFQMVQFIPVVLVPQVFFSGLFSLDAVAGWLRWLHDVMPLSYGADALRDIMIRGKSWADIADDLAALAGFSFAFMLLAGIALRRHRSV, from the coding sequence CTGCGCATCGGCGCCATCATCGTCCGCATCGCCCGCCAGTTTCTGCGGGACAGGCGGACGCTCGCGCTGTTGATCGTCGCGCCCGTGTTCGTGCTGACGCTGATGTCGCTCATTTTCAACGGGGAAACGGTACGGCCGGACGTCGGCGTCGGGCAAATCCCGGAACCGCTCGTCGCAGCGCTGGAGCGCTCCGGCCTGTCGGTCGAACGGCTCACCGCGGAAGAAGCGGAATCGCGGATGAAAAACGGGAAACTCGACGCATACCTGAGCATCGACGACGGACGGCCGCGTCTCACGCTTGAAGGCAGCGATCCCGCCGTGAGCCGCGCCGTGCTGCTGGCCGTCCAGAACGCTCTACGCCCCGATACTCCTGGAGCGTCGCCCGGCACATCTGTCGTTCGGCCGGACGTCGTCTACCTGTACGGCGACGAATCGATGACCGCCTTCGACAATTTCGGCCCCGTATTGATCGGATTTTTCGCGTTTTTCTTCGTCTTTCTCATCGCCGGCGTCTCGTTCCTGCGCGAGCGGACCGGCGGTACGCTGGAAAGACTGATGGCCTCTCCGCTCAGGCGATGGGAGATCGTCGTCGGCTACATGGCGGGATTCGGGCTGTTCGCCTGCGCGCAGGCGGCGCTGATCGCGTGGTACGCGGTGCGCGTACTCGACATGCGCATGGAAGGAAGCTTCGGACAAGTGCTCGCCGTGACGCTGCTTCTGGCCGTGACCGCGCTGGCGCTCGGTATCTGGCTGTCGGCGTTTGCCAATAATGAATTTCAGATGGTGCAGTTCATACCCGTCGTACTCGTGCCGCAGGTGTTTTTCTCCGGCCTGTTCAGCCTGGACGCCGTCGCCGGCTGGCTGCGCTGGCTGCACGACGTCATGCCGTTGTCTTACGGCGCGGACGCTCTGCGCGACATCATGATTCGCGGCAAAAGCTGGGCCGACATCGCCGACGACCTCGCGGCGCTCGCGGGTTTTTCGTTTGCGTTCATGCTGCTGGCCGGCATCGCCCTGCGCAGGCACCGCAGCGTCTGA